A genome region from Arachis duranensis cultivar V14167 chromosome 8, aradu.V14167.gnm2.J7QH, whole genome shotgun sequence includes the following:
- the LOC107462107 gene encoding probable galacturonosyltransferase 10 produces MRRRGADFRRPVRRRIPDALWWALCCGVVILFVYILSKGNQIESRPALAQGLCVCVCFFCFFLVGQISLAKAFVVIAKESNNLQFAWELSAQIRNSQILLSNAATRRVPLSTRESESAIRDMALLLYQAQQLHYDSATMIMRFKAKIQALEEQMNSVTEKSSKYGQIAAEEVPKSLYCLGVRLTTEWFKNLNLQNKLRDKRQVEMKLKDNNLFHFCVFSDNILATSVVVNSTSISSKNPDMIVFHLVTDEINFAAMKAWFAMNDFRGVTVEVQKFEDFIWLNASYVPVLKQLQDTETQSYYFSGNSGDGRTPIKFRNPKYLSMLNHLRFYIPEVFPALKKVVFLDDDVVVQKDLSGLFSLDLKGNVNGAVETCMETFHRYHKYLNYSHPLIHTHFDPDACGWAFGMNVFDLVEWRKKNVTGIYHYWQEKNVDRTLWKLGTLPPGLLTFYGLTEPLDPSWHVLGFGYTTVDPQLIERGAVLHFNGNSKPWLKIGIEKYKPLWEKFVDYSHPLLQQCNFH; encoded by the exons ATGAGGCGAAGAGGTGCGGATTTTCGGAGGCCGGTGAGGAGGAGGATTCCTGATGCGTTGTGGTGGGCATTGTGCTGTGGagtggttatcctctttgtctATATTCTCAGCAAAGGGAACCAGATTGAGTCAAGACCAGCTTTGGCACAG ggtttgtgtgtgtgtgtgtgttttttttgtttttttcttgttgGGCAGATATCCCTAGCAAAAGCTTTTGTCGTGATTGCAAAAGAAAGTAACAATTTACAATTTGCTTGGGAATTAAGTGCCCAGATCCGCAATTCACAAATTCTCCTCTCGAACGCTGCCACTAGGCGAGTTCCTCTATCAACTAGAGAATCTGAAAGTGCTATCCGTGATATGGCATTATTGTTATACCAGGCTCAGCAGCTCCATTATGACAGTGCAACCATGATCATGCGATTCAAAGCAAAAATTCAAGCGCTTGAAGAACAGATGAATTCTGTGACTGAAAAGAGTTCAAAATATGGACAAATAGCTGCTGAAGAGGTCCCGAAAAGCCTATACTGTCTTGGTGTTCGGTTGACAACTGAATGGTTCAAAAACCTTAATCTGCAAAATAAATTGAGGGACAAAAGACAAGTCGAGATGAAACTTAAGGATAacaatctttttcatttttgtgtcttttctgaCAATATTCTCGCAACTTCAGTTGTTGTCAATTCAACATCGATAAGCTCTAAGAATCCTGATATGATTGTTTTCCACCTTGTAACTGATGAAATAAATTTTGCGGCAATGAAGGCATGGTTTGCCATGAATGATTTCCGTGGGGTGACTGTGGAAGTTCAAAAGTTTGAAGACTTCATTTGGTTAAATGCTTCATATGTTCCTGTGCTTAAGCAACTTCAAGACACAGAAACACAGAGCTATTACTTTTCTGGCAACAGTGGCGATGGCAGGACACCGATCAAGTTCCGTAACCCTAAATATCTATCCATGCTTAACCATCTGAGGTTTTATATACCTGAGGTATTTCCTGCACTAAAGAAGGTGGTGTTCTTGGATGATGATGTTGTAGTTCAAAAGGATCTTTCTGGTCTTTTCTCCCTTGACTTGAAGGGCAACGTCAATGGGGCTGTGGAAACATGCATGGAGACATTTCATAGATATCACAAATATCTAAACTACTCCCATCCTCTGATTCATACACATTTTGATCCTGATGCTTGTGGATGGGCATTCGGGATGAATGTATTTGATTTGGTTGAATGGAGGAAAAAGAATGTTACCGGCATCTACCATTATTGGCAGGAAAAGAATGTCGACCGGACATTGTGGAAACTTGGAACCTTGCCCCCTGGACTGTTGACTTTCTATGGATTAACGGAACCCTTGGATCCATCATGGCATGTATTGGGTTTTGGCTACACAACCGTTGATCCTCAGTTGATAGAGAGAGGCGCTGTACTTCATTTCAATGGGAACTCCAAACCATGGTTGAAGATCGGCATTGAGAAGTACAAGCCCCTTTGGGAAAAATTTGTTGACTACTCTCATCCTTTGTTGCAACAATGCAATTTCCATTGA
- the LOC110274611 gene encoding QWRF motif-containing protein 3, which yields MMKTPSASSVVPFQPPKQSRQHRNREVSSRFLPSSPTTTSVEHSFPSSTREVLSPLRRKTGSSSTRHSNSSKHAEEQGPATRHHQLWPSSAKRNSVTLADRISEDRIIENLEHDKQIDSKKPNKASSVFSSRTKNKNSSTLENGSNNGYGKKHRSIVPGRFSLDENALHRKLSSGRNSFSSMNSVDSESDYSEVSMSLNSREKGVEVPSKYMSDEMKTRPRKGTSDSNIVDIMNTNDSSILFKKLNLKTPIKRANSLTSGYKSSTSQWALSPGRTSSPSMSIESMDKPLSFSSLKKQHSSPIMTRGVERFLTMGFDLFKSKKSLLNPSSPMGSGGNYEAGHQLRLLENRLMQWRYANARAKVVNENIFNQAQSNLLCAWDGLTKLQNSVLKKMIQFSKQKLNMKLNFILYSQMKLLETWGGLERQHSSAITKIKESLYSVICRIPLLEGAKVDLQSTSITLRHATDVTASIASMLTCFPPSVDETALLLSELAEVVAQEKQLLEEFYDLFQIISVFEIQERSAKCNLIQLESWQWKQQQRQLPHEITS from the exons ATGATGAAGACACCAAGTGCCTCTTCAGTTGTTCCCTTTCAACCTCCCAAACAATCTCGTCAACACAGAAACCGTGAGGTGAGTTCACGGTTTCTTCCATCATCTCCAACAACAACCTCTGTTGAAcactcttttccttcttctacaCGTGAAGTTCTCTCTCCACTTCGACGCAAGACTGGTTCTAGTTCAACAAGACACAGCAACAGCAGCAAGCACGCCGAAGAACAAGGCCCTGCCACACGCCATCATCAACTATGGCCTTCTTCTGCTAAGAGAAACTCTGTCACGCTTGCCGATCGAATCAGCGAGGACAGGATCATAGAAAACCTTGAACATGACAAACAGATCGATTCTAAGAAGCCCAACAAGGCAAGTTCTGTTTTTTCTTCTAGGACTAAAAACAAGAATAGCAGCACTCTTGAGAATGGTTCAAACAATGGCTATGGGAAGAAACACCGTTCCATTGTTCCTGGAAGATTTTCCTTGGATGAGAATGCCTTGCACAGAAAGTTATCATCAGGGAGAAACTCTTTTTCCTCCATGAACTCGGTTGATTCAGAATCGGATTACAGCGAGGTGTCCATGAGTTTGAATTCAAGGGAAAAGGGAGTTGAGGTTCCCTCCAAGTACATGAGTGATGAGATGAAAACAAGGCCTAGAAAGGGGACTTCAGATTCCAACATTGTAGATATTATGAACACCAATGATTcctctattttatttaagaaactCAACTTGAAAACTCCCATCAAGAGGGCTAACTCTCTTACATCAGGTTACAAGAGTTCTACGTCTCAGTGGGCTTTGTCACCTGGAAGGACTAGTTCACCATCCATGTCGATTGAAAGCATGGATAAACCGTTGTCCTTTTCGAGCTTGAAGAAACAACATAGTAGTCCCATCATGACTAGAGGAGTGGAGAGATTTTTGACCATGGGTTTTGATctcttcaagagcaagaaatCCTTGTTAAATCCTTCTTCGCCAATGGGTTCTGGTGGGAATTATGAGGCTGGCCATCAGCTTCGCTTGCTTGAAAATCGGTTGATGCAATGGAGGTATGCAAATGCTAGAGCCAAAGTTGTAAATGAAAACATTTTTAATCAAGCACAG AGCAATTTGTTATGTGCATGGGATGGCCTTacaaagctgcagaattcagtGCTAAAAAAGATGATACAATTCAGCAAACAGAAGCTTAATATGAAGCTCAATTTCATATTGTATTCTCAA ATGAAACTGTTGGAGACTTGGGGAGGTTTGGAAAGGCAACACTCGTCAGCAATTAccaagatcaaagagagtttgTATTCTGTTATCTGTAGAATTCCCCTCTTGGAAGGTGCAAAG GTGGACTTacaatcaacatcaatcacTCTACGGCATGCAACTGATGTCACGGCTTCTATCGCGTCAATGTTAACTTGTTTCCCACCTTCA GTTGATGAGACTGCTTTACTGCTATCAGAATTAGCAGAAGTAGTTGCACAAGAGAAACAACTCTTAGAAGAGTTCTATGATcttttccaaatcatatctGTCTTTGag ATTCAAGAGAGAAGTGCAAAGTGCAATCTCATTCAACTTGAAAGTTGGCAATGGAAACAACAACAACGGCAATTACCACACGAGATCACATCATAA
- the LOC110274613 gene encoding uncharacterized protein LOC110274613 isoform X1: MAQNKGLHGENKRTRQYAFMLMLAFGVSFLGVLMLHKFREQEHKAICSFLVKEKDGELLSLQLLLQKQRDHNKEIEGKIEEMKVKIYSLKGQKMELDKRVLQMKSTMDSLKEEQRVIESAFEEKQNEIRMLQVQGKILRNNSELNTFKDGEIRAESKDEVMNGSGNDDRLIETNEHDKEKVNRQVKDTRDDSNLGVTAKSKSGKENEINKQEKKANGKDSVMKHAQASRLMWKQRRKNSLNAEAREHRVDEIRQ, encoded by the exons ATGGCTCAAAACAAAGGTTTACATGGAGAGAACAAGAGAACAAGGCAATATGCTTTCATGCTGATGCTAGCTTTTGGTGTTTCATTTCTTGGTGTTCTGATGCTTCACAAGTTTAGAGAACAAGAGCACAAGGCAATATGCAGCTTTCTTGTCAAGGAGAAAGACGGGGAGCTTCTTTCCCTTCAGCTTTTATTGCAG AAGCAAAGAGATCACAACAAAGAGATAGAAGGTAAGATTGAGGAAATGAAGGTGAAGATATACTCATTGAAAGGTCAGAAGATGGAGCTTGACAAGAGAGTTTTGCAGATGAAGTCTACCATGGATTCTCTAAAAGAAGAGCAGCGAGTGATCGAATCTGCATTCGAGGAGAAACAGAACGAGATTAGGATGCTGCAAGTACAAGGGAAAATTTTGAGAAACAATAGTGAGTTGAACACTTTCAAGGATGGTGAGATTAGAGCAGAATCCAAGGATGAAGTTATGAATGGAAGTGGGAATGATGATAGATTGATCGAGACGAATGAACATGACAAGGAGAAAGTAAATCGACAAGTCAAAGATACTCGAGATGATAGTAATTTAGGAGTTACTGCTAAAAGTAAGAGTGGGAAGGAAAATGAAATAAACAAACAAGAGAAAAAGGCCAATGGTAAAGATTCTGTAATGAAACATGCCCAAGCAAGTAGATTAATGTGGAAGCAAAGGAGAAAGAATAGCTTGAACGCTGAAGCAAGAGAACATAGAGTAGATGAAATAAGACAATAA
- the LOC110274613 gene encoding uncharacterized protein LOC110274613 isoform X2, which produces MAQNKGLHGENKRTRQYAFMLMLAFGVSFLGVLMLHKFREQEHKAICSFLVKEKDGELLSLQLLLQQRDHNKEIEGKIEEMKVKIYSLKGQKMELDKRVLQMKSTMDSLKEEQRVIESAFEEKQNEIRMLQVQGKILRNNSELNTFKDGEIRAESKDEVMNGSGNDDRLIETNEHDKEKVNRQVKDTRDDSNLGVTAKSKSGKENEINKQEKKANGKDSVMKHAQASRLMWKQRRKNSLNAEAREHRVDEIRQ; this is translated from the exons ATGGCTCAAAACAAAGGTTTACATGGAGAGAACAAGAGAACAAGGCAATATGCTTTCATGCTGATGCTAGCTTTTGGTGTTTCATTTCTTGGTGTTCTGATGCTTCACAAGTTTAGAGAACAAGAGCACAAGGCAATATGCAGCTTTCTTGTCAAGGAGAAAGACGGGGAGCTTCTTTCCCTTCAGCTTTTATTGCAG CAAAGAGATCACAACAAAGAGATAGAAGGTAAGATTGAGGAAATGAAGGTGAAGATATACTCATTGAAAGGTCAGAAGATGGAGCTTGACAAGAGAGTTTTGCAGATGAAGTCTACCATGGATTCTCTAAAAGAAGAGCAGCGAGTGATCGAATCTGCATTCGAGGAGAAACAGAACGAGATTAGGATGCTGCAAGTACAAGGGAAAATTTTGAGAAACAATAGTGAGTTGAACACTTTCAAGGATGGTGAGATTAGAGCAGAATCCAAGGATGAAGTTATGAATGGAAGTGGGAATGATGATAGATTGATCGAGACGAATGAACATGACAAGGAGAAAGTAAATCGACAAGTCAAAGATACTCGAGATGATAGTAATTTAGGAGTTACTGCTAAAAGTAAGAGTGGGAAGGAAAATGAAATAAACAAACAAGAGAAAAAGGCCAATGGTAAAGATTCTGTAATGAAACATGCCCAAGCAAGTAGATTAATGTGGAAGCAAAGGAGAAAGAATAGCTTGAACGCTGAAGCAAGAGAACATAGAGTAGATGAAATAAGACAATAA
- the LOC107462150 gene encoding uncharacterized protein LOC107462150 isoform X1 — protein MRCLPRVPILHPPHPSDASSIHKPMFKSMLGCCKVYISESRNKTALESIEKAASLFPKAPIINKFEDVDYNRVGYTLVSEFEESEPSLSSSSSSCQLTCAVLAMVKAAFDAIDFGLHSGTHPRLGVVDHICFHPLAGASLDQAATAARALATKTGSTLQVPTFLYGAAHEEGRTLDSIRRTLGYFKPNANQNRWIGGPTSHTLPLNPNSGPAQVTLAKGVLIIGATNWVDNYNVPLLSSDISAVRRIAKLVSGRGGGLPSVQAMALAHGEGVIEVACNLLDPNKVGGERVQNKVECLAKEEGISVGKGYFTDFSQEEIIQKYLELFKERN, from the exons ATGCGGTGCCTGCCTCGCGTGCCTATTCTTCATCCACCGCACCCTTCGGATGCTTCATCCATTCATAAACCA atgTTCAAGTCCATGCTTGGATGCTGCAAAGTATACATATCAGAGAGCAGAAACAAGACTGCATTAGAATCTATTGAAAAAGCTGCAAGTCTTTTTCCAAAGGCTCCCATAATCAACAAGTTTGAGGATGTGGACTACAACAGAGTTGGTTACACTCTTGTCTCTGAGTTTGAGGAATCAGAGCCATCATTGTCGTCGTCGTCATCATCATGTCAATTGACATGTGCTGTGCTTGCAATGGTGAAGGCTGCATTTGATGCAATTGACTTTGGATTGCACAGTGGAACTCATCCTAGGCTTGGTGTTGTGGACCACATTTGTTTTCACCCCTTGGCTGGTGCTTCCTTGGACCAAGCAGCTACGGCTGCTCGCGCCTTGGCTACAAAAACAGGCTCTACCCTGCAAG TACCTACTTTTCTATATGGAGCAGCACATGAAGAAGGGAGGACGCTTGATTCAATCCGAAGAACACTTGGTTATTTCAAGCCAAATGCCAATCAAAACAGATGGATTGGGGGGCCAACATCACACACTTTGCCCCTGAATCCAAACAGTGGTCCTGCTCAAGTGACTCTAGCTAAAGGTGTTTTGATCATTGGAGCAACGAATTGGGTTGATAATTACAATGTCCCTCTATTATCTTCTGATATTAGTGCTGTTCGTAGAATTGCGAAACTTGTTAGCGGAAGAGGTGGTGGGCTTCCTTCTGTACAGGCCATGGCACTTGCACATGGTGAAGGTGTCATTGAGGTAGCCTGTAACTTGTTGGATCCGAATAAAGTTGGTGGAGAACGAGTACAAAATAAAGTTGAGTGCCTTGCAAAGGAAGAAGGTATTTCTGTGGGAAAGGGATACTTCACAGACTTCTCGCAAGaagaaattattcaaaaatatttggaGCTGTTTAAGGAGAGAAATTGA
- the LOC107462150 gene encoding uncharacterized protein LOC107462150 isoform X2 — MRCLPRVPILHPPHPSDASSIHKPMFKSMLGCCKVYISESRNKTALESIEKAASLFPKAPIINKFEDVDYNRVGYTLVSEFEESEPSLSSSSSSCQLTCAVLAMVKAAFDAIDFGLHSGTHPRLGVVDHICFHPLAGASLDQAATAARALATKTGSTLQAHEEGRTLDSIRRTLGYFKPNANQNRWIGGPTSHTLPLNPNSGPAQVTLAKGVLIIGATNWVDNYNVPLLSSDISAVRRIAKLVSGRGGGLPSVQAMALAHGEGVIEVACNLLDPNKVGGERVQNKVECLAKEEGISVGKGYFTDFSQEEIIQKYLELFKERN, encoded by the exons ATGCGGTGCCTGCCTCGCGTGCCTATTCTTCATCCACCGCACCCTTCGGATGCTTCATCCATTCATAAACCA atgTTCAAGTCCATGCTTGGATGCTGCAAAGTATACATATCAGAGAGCAGAAACAAGACTGCATTAGAATCTATTGAAAAAGCTGCAAGTCTTTTTCCAAAGGCTCCCATAATCAACAAGTTTGAGGATGTGGACTACAACAGAGTTGGTTACACTCTTGTCTCTGAGTTTGAGGAATCAGAGCCATCATTGTCGTCGTCGTCATCATCATGTCAATTGACATGTGCTGTGCTTGCAATGGTGAAGGCTGCATTTGATGCAATTGACTTTGGATTGCACAGTGGAACTCATCCTAGGCTTGGTGTTGTGGACCACATTTGTTTTCACCCCTTGGCTGGTGCTTCCTTGGACCAAGCAGCTACGGCTGCTCGCGCCTTGGCTACAAAAACAGGCTCTACCCTGCAAG CACATGAAGAAGGGAGGACGCTTGATTCAATCCGAAGAACACTTGGTTATTTCAAGCCAAATGCCAATCAAAACAGATGGATTGGGGGGCCAACATCACACACTTTGCCCCTGAATCCAAACAGTGGTCCTGCTCAAGTGACTCTAGCTAAAGGTGTTTTGATCATTGGAGCAACGAATTGGGTTGATAATTACAATGTCCCTCTATTATCTTCTGATATTAGTGCTGTTCGTAGAATTGCGAAACTTGTTAGCGGAAGAGGTGGTGGGCTTCCTTCTGTACAGGCCATGGCACTTGCACATGGTGAAGGTGTCATTGAGGTAGCCTGTAACTTGTTGGATCCGAATAAAGTTGGTGGAGAACGAGTACAAAATAAAGTTGAGTGCCTTGCAAAGGAAGAAGGTATTTCTGTGGGAAAGGGATACTTCACAGACTTCTCGCAAGaagaaattattcaaaaatatttggaGCTGTTTAAGGAGAGAAATTGA